A window of Luteolibacter flavescens contains these coding sequences:
- a CDS encoding DnaB-like helicase C-terminal domain-containing protein: MNADHEIRQLPHALGPEKSVLSSLFKGDWTLEESPLPIHAELFYLPAHRILFEDFASAGKTWELVSTCQRLHDNEALDLVGGPAGLTDVFTYAPNGHHFVQHLEMLRDRHARRLAIAAATGAMEAAYDCSDGDSYLQALSGPVTAVFDAAAAVEAPRDTKALAREFLASYERRLNGEEVAMGIPFGIPEIDHNLRGIHPGHFGIISGRSGGGKSTLATQIASNLATDSVPTLYLPLERGDVSIFERSVIQQAGVHHGVVKDPRGHASMDGRTKPLVEELRAVRGAVERITHHLFVRKPPNRRLATIVAEIRRYHRRHSIKVAFVDHIALIRGERVKGDTGEAELRGISNTLQELGHELGICIVVLSQVTEDADTKGARAIEEDADWWLHIAQERDKKKENYGEHLYVLIAKDSHNSKTGERLPLILNKGNLRFVHGFPAPQDEPVRKGRFQPQFPGHKPPKS; encoded by the coding sequence CAAAGGGGATTGGACCCTGGAAGAAAGCCCGCTGCCGATCCATGCGGAACTCTTTTACCTGCCGGCGCATCGCATCCTTTTCGAGGACTTCGCAAGCGCCGGTAAGACATGGGAACTCGTTTCCACCTGCCAGCGTCTTCACGACAACGAAGCGCTCGACCTGGTAGGCGGGCCCGCCGGCCTCACCGACGTTTTCACCTACGCCCCGAATGGGCACCACTTCGTTCAACACTTGGAAATGCTCCGAGACCGCCACGCGCGCCGACTGGCTATTGCGGCCGCCACCGGAGCCATGGAGGCTGCTTACGACTGCTCCGATGGCGACAGCTACCTCCAGGCCCTCAGTGGGCCGGTTACTGCAGTTTTCGATGCCGCCGCCGCGGTGGAGGCACCTCGTGACACGAAGGCCTTGGCCCGCGAATTCCTCGCATCCTACGAGCGCCGGCTGAATGGCGAAGAGGTCGCCATGGGAATCCCGTTCGGAATCCCGGAGATAGATCACAATCTCCGCGGCATTCATCCCGGCCACTTCGGTATCATCTCCGGGCGATCTGGGGGCGGGAAATCGACCCTCGCAACCCAGATAGCGAGCAACCTGGCCACCGACAGCGTGCCGACGCTTTACCTGCCCCTTGAACGAGGTGACGTGTCGATTTTCGAACGATCGGTGATCCAGCAAGCCGGCGTGCATCACGGGGTCGTCAAGGACCCACGCGGCCACGCCAGCATGGACGGCAGGACAAAGCCGCTGGTGGAAGAGCTGAGGGCGGTCCGCGGGGCCGTGGAGAGGATCACGCATCATCTCTTTGTCCGGAAGCCCCCGAATCGGCGACTTGCCACCATCGTTGCGGAGATCCGCCGCTATCATCGTCGTCATTCTATCAAGGTCGCTTTCGTCGATCACATCGCGCTCATCCGCGGGGAACGGGTGAAGGGGGACACCGGAGAGGCAGAGTTGCGCGGGATCTCGAACACCCTTCAGGAACTCGGCCACGAGCTCGGCATCTGCATCGTGGTGCTCTCACAAGTCACCGAAGATGCCGATACCAAAGGGGCGCGAGCGATCGAGGAAGATGCCGACTGGTGGCTCCACATCGCACAGGAGCGGGACAAGAAGAAAGAGAACTACGGGGAGCACCTTTACGTGCTGATTGCCAAGGACAGCCACAATTCCAAGACGGGCGAGCGCCTGCCGCTGATCCTAAACAAGGGCAATCTCCGCTTCGTGCACGGCTTCCCGGCACCCCAGGACGAACCTGTTAGAAAAGGCCGATTCCAACCCCAGTTCCCGGGTCACAAGCCGCCGAAATCGTGA